One Bradyrhizobium zhanjiangense DNA segment encodes these proteins:
- a CDS encoding DUF6869 domain-containing protein, with product MGPTNDTGLLEPRRDRVDRILEILKIEANPVLLSLLAAGPLEDVISAGTIDRIEREARVNERFRDLLGGVWYYRAPDDVRTRLDALIGESRW from the coding sequence ATGGGGCCGACGAACGACACCGGATTGCTCGAGCCGCGCCGCGATCGGGTCGACCGCATCCTGGAGATCCTGAAGATCGAAGCCAATCCGGTGCTGCTATCCCTGCTGGCCGCGGGTCCCCTCGAAGACGTGATCAGCGCCGGGACGATCGACCGCATCGAGCGTGAGGCGCGTGTCAATGAACGTTTTCGCGATCTGCTCGGCGGCGTCTGGTACTACCGCGCGCCCGACGATGTGAGGACGCGGCTGGATGCGCTGATTGGCGAGAGCCGCTGGTAA
- the ruvB gene encoding Holliday junction branch migration DNA helicase RuvB: MVSPERRSDDVGDTALRPQSLSDFVGQQQARKNLSIFIEAARKRGEALDHVLFVGPPGLGKTTLAQIVAKELGVGFRATSGPVIAKAGDLAALLTNLEERDVLFIDEIHRLSPAVEEVLYPAMEDFQLDLIIGEGPAARSVKIELSKFTLVGATTRAGLLTNPLRDRFGIPVRLNFYTIEELESIVSRGARVLNVGMSADGANEIARRARGTPRIAGRLLRRVRDFASAADADKIDRKIADHALSALEVDAAGLDAMDRRYLTTIALNYGGGPVGVETMAAALSEPRDAIEDIIEPYLIQCGYLQRTPRGRLLTSHAFRHLGLAEPSRDAAQFGLFGTDQAEDD, encoded by the coding sequence ATGGTCTCGCCCGAGCGCCGCAGCGACGATGTCGGCGACACCGCGCTGCGGCCGCAGTCGCTGTCCGACTTCGTCGGCCAGCAGCAGGCGCGCAAGAATCTCTCGATCTTCATCGAAGCGGCGCGCAAGCGCGGCGAGGCGCTGGATCACGTGCTGTTCGTCGGGCCGCCCGGCCTCGGCAAGACCACGCTGGCGCAGATCGTGGCCAAGGAGCTCGGCGTCGGCTTTCGCGCCACATCGGGCCCTGTCATCGCCAAGGCCGGCGATCTCGCCGCGCTGCTGACCAATCTCGAAGAGCGCGACGTGCTCTTCATCGACGAGATTCATCGTCTGAGCCCTGCGGTGGAGGAAGTGCTCTATCCCGCGATGGAGGACTTTCAGCTCGACCTCATCATCGGCGAAGGGCCGGCCGCGCGCTCGGTGAAGATCGAGCTGTCGAAATTCACCCTGGTTGGCGCTACCACGCGCGCGGGCCTGCTCACGAATCCGCTGCGCGACCGCTTCGGCATTCCGGTCCGGCTCAATTTCTACACCATTGAAGAACTCGAGAGCATCGTCAGCCGCGGCGCGCGTGTGCTCAATGTCGGCATGAGCGCAGACGGCGCCAACGAGATCGCGCGCCGCGCCCGCGGCACACCGCGCATCGCGGGCCGTCTGCTCCGCCGGGTGCGCGATTTCGCTTCGGCCGCCGATGCCGACAAGATCGACCGCAAGATCGCCGACCACGCACTCAGCGCGCTCGAAGTCGACGCCGCGGGCCTCGATGCCATGGACCGCCGCTATCTTACGACCATCGCGCTCAACTATGGCGGCGGACCGGTCGGCGTCGAGACCATGGCCGCCGCACTGTCCGAGCCGCGCGATGCGATCGAGGACATCATCGAGCCCTATCTGATCCAATGCGGCTATCTCCAGCGCACCCCGCGCGGCCGACTGCTCACCTCGCACGCCTTCCGCCATCTCGGTCTCGCCGAGCCCTCGCGCGATGCGGCCCAGTTCGGCTTGTTCGGCACCGACCAGGCCGAGGACGACTGA
- the ruvA gene encoding Holliday junction branch migration protein RuvA, with protein MIGKLKGLIDSYGEDFVILDVGGVGYQVHCSSRTLQHLPSPGEAAVLSIETYVREDQIKLFGFRTDQEREWFRLLQTVQGVGAKVALAVLGTLVPADLANAIALRDKAAVSRTPGVGPKVAERIVTELKDKAPAFANVDPAVVHLAGAVDDQRAPRPVADAISALVNLGYGQPQAAAAIASASRSAGEGAETAQLIRLGLKELAK; from the coding sequence ATGATCGGCAAGCTCAAGGGCCTGATCGATTCCTACGGCGAGGATTTCGTCATCCTCGACGTCGGCGGCGTGGGCTATCAGGTGCACTGCTCGTCGCGCACGCTGCAGCATCTGCCGTCGCCGGGCGAAGCGGCCGTGCTGTCGATCGAGACCTATGTCCGCGAGGACCAGATCAAACTGTTCGGCTTCCGCACCGACCAGGAGCGCGAATGGTTTCGCCTGCTTCAGACCGTGCAGGGCGTCGGCGCCAAGGTCGCGCTGGCCGTGCTCGGCACGCTGGTGCCAGCCGACCTCGCCAATGCCATTGCGCTGCGCGACAAGGCCGCCGTATCCCGCACGCCGGGCGTTGGCCCCAAGGTCGCCGAGCGCATCGTCACCGAGTTGAAGGACAAGGCGCCGGCTTTCGCCAATGTCGATCCTGCCGTGGTGCATCTCGCCGGCGCCGTCGACGACCAGCGCGCGCCGCGGCCCGTGGCGGATGCGATCTCGGCGCTGGTCAATCTCGGCTACGGTCAGCCGCAGGCGGCTGCGGCCATTGCGTCCGCGTCGCGCAGTGCCGGTGAAGGCGCTGAGACGGCGCAGCTCATTCGCCTCGGCCTGAAGGAACTCGCGAAGTGA
- the ruvC gene encoding crossover junction endodeoxyribonuclease RuvC yields MTALPIRSPVRIIGIDPGLRRTGWGVIEAEGNRLIYVACGSVEPPDDLPLSSRLLAIHEGLASVLSDHKPMEAAVEQTFVNKDGVATLKLGQARGVAMLAPAMFGISVAEYAPNQVKKTVVGAGHADKQQIAMMLKILLPKAEPPSADAADALAIAITHAHHRQSTALRLKVVGI; encoded by the coding sequence ATGACTGCGCTCCCGATTCGTAGCCCCGTTCGCATCATCGGCATCGACCCCGGCCTGCGCCGCACCGGCTGGGGCGTGATCGAGGCTGAAGGCAATCGTCTGATCTACGTCGCCTGCGGTTCGGTGGAACCGCCGGACGATTTGCCGCTGTCGAGCCGGCTGCTCGCGATTCATGAGGGGCTCGCTTCCGTTCTGTCCGATCACAAGCCGATGGAGGCCGCGGTCGAGCAGACTTTTGTGAATAAGGACGGCGTCGCGACGCTAAAGCTCGGCCAGGCCCGCGGCGTTGCCATGTTGGCGCCGGCGATGTTCGGCATCAGTGTCGCCGAATATGCGCCGAACCAGGTCAAGAAGACGGTGGTCGGCGCCGGTCACGCCGACAAGCAACAGATCGCGATGATGCTGAAGATATTGCTGCCGAAAGCCGAACCGCCGTCCGCGGACGCCGCCGACGCGCTCGCCATCGCCATCACCCACGCCCATCACCGCCAGAGCACGGCGCTCAGGCTGAAGGTGGTGGGGATATGA
- a CDS encoding YebC/PmpR family DNA-binding transcriptional regulator yields the protein MAGHSQFKNIMHRKGRQDAQKSKLFGKLAREITVAAKLGTPDPAMNPRLRAAVIAARQENMPKDNIERAIKKALGSDGENYDEIRYEGYGPGGVAVIVEALTDNRNRAASDIRSFFTKSGGNLGETGSVSFMFDRTGIIEYDRSVASDDAVLDAAIEAGADDVVSGEGGHEIYASTEGYRDVAKALEAKFGEPRKAALIWKPQNTVAVDDETGEKLLKLMDLLNEHDDVQNVYANFEVSDALMAKMGG from the coding sequence ATGGCCGGACATTCCCAATTCAAGAACATCATGCACCGCAAGGGGCGGCAGGATGCCCAGAAGTCGAAGCTGTTCGGCAAGCTGGCGCGGGAAATCACCGTCGCGGCCAAGCTCGGCACCCCTGACCCCGCCATGAACCCGCGCCTGCGCGCCGCCGTGATCGCCGCGCGCCAGGAGAACATGCCGAAGGACAATATCGAGCGCGCCATCAAGAAGGCGCTCGGCAGCGACGGCGAGAACTATGACGAAATCCGCTACGAGGGCTACGGCCCCGGTGGCGTCGCCGTCATCGTCGAGGCGCTGACCGACAACCGCAACCGCGCCGCTTCCGACATCCGCTCCTTCTTCACCAAGTCCGGCGGCAATCTCGGCGAAACCGGCTCGGTCTCGTTCATGTTCGACCGCACCGGAATCATCGAGTACGACCGCAGCGTCGCCTCCGACGACGCCGTGCTGGACGCCGCGATCGAGGCCGGCGCCGACGACGTCGTTTCCGGCGAGGGCGGCCACGAGATCTATGCCTCGACCGAAGGCTATCGCGACGTCGCCAAGGCGCTGGAAGCCAAGTTCGGCGAGCCGCGCAAGGCCGCGCTGATCTGGAAGCCGCAGAACACGGTTGCGGTCGACGACGAGACCGGCGAGAAGCTGCTCAAGTTGATGGACCTGCTGAACGAGCACGACGACGTCCAGAACGTCTACGCCAATTTCGAGGTGTCGGACGCGCTGATGGCGAAGATGGGTGGGTAG
- a CDS encoding methyl-accepting chemotaxis protein — protein sequence MAFGLFRKRLPEMAAPAAAPQPVANFEPVPATDGDSAREILELLELELGAMIRQLERAANSVAGGAEATAATLAAIRDRTDALTGRTNAAQSTASTFAHAADKFTQSALGIGAQVREAGKLADEASAAAQEARANVDRLRESSAAIGNVVNLIAQIARQTTLLALNSTIEAARAGAAGKGFAVVATEVKALAVQTQSATEEITRKIDALQRDAAGSADAVHRISQAIEAIRPVFATVNGAVAEQNATTSEVSGNATSASEFIVSVGESAAEIDAATKAAETHGENVASAGRAVTTFAQKLKSRCAVLLRQSEHDDRRKTERLPCHLKFETARGVMPVYEIAMDGVLIGGADAGRLAPQALIEGILEHVGACRLRVVEQSKAGARAQFVNPNAELREEIEDRLWSIHEENTEFVTRAMEAGNTLTRIFEQAVARGEVRIDDLFDTDYVEIAGTNPQQYRTKYLDWADRALPPFQEAFLAKEPRMAFCAMVDRNGFLPVHNKIYSHPQRPGDVAWNMANSRNRRIFNDPAGLAAARNLRSYLVQSYARDMGNGNTVMMREIDVPIRVQGRHWGGFRTAYKL from the coding sequence ATGGCGTTCGGACTATTTCGGAAGCGTCTGCCGGAGATGGCTGCGCCCGCGGCAGCTCCGCAGCCGGTGGCCAATTTCGAGCCCGTCCCCGCCACGGACGGCGATTCCGCCAGGGAGATCCTGGAATTGCTGGAACTCGAGCTGGGCGCCATGATCCGCCAGCTCGAGCGCGCCGCCAATTCGGTGGCCGGGGGCGCCGAGGCGACCGCCGCAACCCTTGCCGCCATTCGCGACCGCACCGACGCCCTGACCGGCCGCACCAACGCGGCGCAATCGACCGCCTCCACCTTCGCCCATGCCGCCGACAAGTTCACGCAGTCCGCGCTGGGAATCGGGGCGCAGGTCCGCGAGGCCGGCAAGCTCGCCGACGAGGCCAGCGCCGCGGCGCAGGAAGCCCGCGCCAACGTCGACCGCTTGCGCGAATCCTCCGCCGCCATCGGCAATGTCGTCAATCTGATCGCGCAGATCGCGCGGCAGACGACGCTGCTCGCGCTCAACTCGACCATCGAGGCCGCTCGTGCCGGCGCTGCGGGAAAAGGCTTCGCGGTCGTCGCCACCGAGGTCAAGGCCCTCGCGGTGCAGACCCAGAGCGCGACCGAAGAGATCACCCGGAAGATCGACGCGCTCCAGCGCGACGCCGCCGGCTCCGCGGATGCGGTGCATCGCATCTCGCAGGCGATCGAGGCGATCCGCCCGGTGTTCGCGACCGTCAATGGCGCGGTCGCCGAGCAGAACGCCACCACCAGCGAAGTCTCCGGCAATGCGACAAGCGCGTCGGAATTCATCGTCTCGGTCGGCGAGAGCGCGGCCGAGATCGATGCCGCGACCAAGGCGGCCGAGACCCATGGCGAGAATGTCGCCAGCGCCGGCCGCGCCGTCACCACCTTCGCGCAGAAACTGAAATCGCGATGCGCCGTGCTGCTCCGCCAGAGCGAGCACGACGACCGCCGCAAGACCGAGCGCTTGCCCTGCCATCTCAAGTTCGAGACCGCGCGCGGCGTGATGCCGGTCTATGAAATCGCGATGGACGGCGTGCTGATCGGCGGCGCAGACGCAGGCCGGCTTGCGCCGCAAGCGCTGATCGAAGGCATCCTCGAACACGTCGGAGCCTGCCGCCTGCGCGTGGTCGAGCAATCCAAGGCCGGCGCCCGCGCGCAATTCGTCAATCCCAATGCCGAGCTCCGCGAGGAGATCGAAGACAGGCTGTGGTCGATCCATGAGGAGAACACGGAGTTCGTCACCCGCGCCATGGAAGCCGGCAACACGCTGACCAGGATATTCGAGCAGGCGGTCGCGCGCGGCGAGGTCAGGATCGACGACCTCTTCGACACCGATTATGTGGAAATTGCCGGCACCAATCCGCAGCAATATCGCACGAAGTATCTCGACTGGGCCGACCGGGCGCTGCCTCCGTTCCAGGAAGCCTTTCTGGCGAAGGAGCCGCGCATGGCGTTCTGCGCCATGGTCGACCGCAACGGCTTCCTGCCGGTACACAACAAGATCTATTCGCATCCGCAGCGGCCGGGCGATGTCGCCTGGAACATGGCCAACAGCCGCAACCGGCGGATATTCAACGATCCGGCCGGATTGGCCGCGGCACGCAACCTGCGCTCGTACCTGGTCCAAAGCTATGCGCGCGACATGGGCAACGGGAACACGGTCATGATGCGGGAGATCGACGTCCCGATCCGCGTGCAGGGCCGGCACTGGGGCGGATTCCGCACCGCTTACAAGCTCTAG
- a CDS encoding methyl-accepting chemotaxis protein produces MSVAQVAVMDTGSNRTLAERLIDQLADRIGGLGVELADIAGNVQEVANRVANQSERFHHLQKTAETMVSANHDIANASQAVQTTTSAAVGEIAQSRSAVDTAVSHISELVAAVERIEARLSAVGSALAQVAKVSGSIEAIAKQTNLLALNATIEAARAGNAGRGFAVVASEVKNLAEATRQATHQISDTVRDLDGQIEGLIGESSDASQRAKTAGEGAQQISGIISRVQQGFASVEAEIDSVTRAATSNLGHCDTVISELNELAKGVDLSSRDLKNADERVAKLLDTSEGLIALIADSGVETSDAPLIRVVVETAKRISAEFEAAIDRGDITLDQLMDETYREIPGTDPKQYLTKYVEFTDRVLPAIQDPIQKSDPRIVFCVAWAKGGYLPTHNPNYRLPQGKDPVWNNANCRNRRLFTDRAVKKVAANTKPFLLQTYRRDMGGGQFVLMKDLSSPIMVRGKHWGAFRMGFRQS; encoded by the coding sequence ATGTCCGTCGCACAAGTTGCAGTCATGGACACCGGCTCCAACCGGACGCTGGCCGAACGGCTGATCGACCAGCTCGCCGATCGCATCGGCGGCCTCGGCGTGGAGCTCGCCGACATCGCCGGCAACGTCCAGGAAGTCGCAAACCGCGTCGCGAACCAGTCGGAACGGTTCCACCACCTCCAGAAGACGGCCGAGACGATGGTCTCGGCCAATCACGACATCGCCAATGCATCGCAGGCGGTGCAGACGACGACGTCCGCGGCGGTCGGCGAGATCGCGCAGTCGCGCAGCGCAGTCGACACCGCGGTCAGCCACATTTCCGAGCTCGTCGCCGCGGTGGAGCGCATCGAAGCGCGCTTGAGCGCCGTCGGCTCGGCGCTGGCGCAGGTGGCAAAGGTATCAGGCTCGATCGAGGCGATCGCGAAACAGACCAATCTGCTCGCGCTGAATGCCACGATCGAAGCGGCGCGCGCCGGCAATGCCGGCCGCGGCTTCGCCGTGGTCGCGAGCGAAGTGAAGAACCTCGCGGAAGCCACCCGCCAGGCCACGCATCAGATCTCCGACACTGTGCGCGATCTCGACGGCCAGATCGAAGGCCTGATCGGCGAGAGCAGCGACGCCTCGCAGCGCGCCAAGACCGCAGGCGAAGGTGCCCAACAGATCTCCGGCATCATCTCACGCGTCCAGCAGGGCTTTGCCTCCGTGGAAGCGGAGATCGACAGCGTCACACGCGCGGCGACCTCCAACCTCGGACATTGCGACACCGTCATCAGCGAGCTCAACGAACTCGCCAAGGGCGTCGATCTGTCCTCGCGCGATCTCAAGAACGCCGACGAGCGGGTCGCAAAGCTGCTCGACACCTCCGAGGGCCTGATCGCGCTGATCGCCGACAGCGGCGTGGAGACGTCGGACGCGCCGCTGATCCGCGTCGTCGTCGAGACTGCCAAGCGAATCTCCGCCGAGTTCGAAGCGGCGATCGATCGCGGCGATATCACGCTCGACCAGCTCATGGATGAGACGTACCGCGAAATTCCCGGCACCGATCCGAAACAATACCTCACCAAATACGTCGAGTTCACCGATCGCGTGCTGCCCGCGATCCAGGACCCGATTCAGAAATCCGATCCCCGCATCGTGTTCTGCGTCGCCTGGGCCAAGGGCGGCTATCTGCCGACCCATAATCCGAACTACCGTCTGCCGCAGGGCAAGGACCCGGTCTGGAATAACGCCAATTGCCGCAATCGCCGCCTGTTCACGGATCGCGCGGTGAAGAAGGTCGCGGCCAACACCAAGCCGTTCCTGCTCCAGACCTACCGCCGCGACATGGGCGGCGGGCAGTTCGTGCTGATGAAGGATCTGTCCTCGCCGATCATGGTCCGCGGCAAGCACTGGGGCGCCTTCCGGATGGGATTTCGCCAGAGCTGA
- a CDS encoding TIGR00282 family metallophosphoesterase has protein sequence MRILFVGDVVGRAGRTAIADHLPGMVKDWSLDLVVVNGENAAGGFGITEAIYQEFLDAGADAVTLGNHSWDQREALVFIERAERLVRPANYPRGTPGRGAALIETKNGKHALVVNALGRVFMTPFDDPFAALERELGACPLGVAADAIVVDFHCEASSEKQGIGFFCDGRASLVVGTHTHVPTADHQILSGGTAYMTDAGMTGDYDSIIGMQKEEPLRRFTSGIPSGRFEPAAGTATLSAVAVETDDTTGLALRIAPVRVGGRLEPTTPKFWLS, from the coding sequence TTGCGCATTCTCTTCGTGGGTGACGTCGTCGGCCGCGCCGGACGCACGGCGATTGCGGACCATCTGCCTGGCATGGTCAAGGACTGGTCGCTCGATTTGGTCGTCGTCAACGGCGAGAATGCCGCCGGCGGCTTCGGCATCACGGAAGCGATCTATCAGGAGTTTCTTGACGCCGGCGCCGATGCGGTGACGCTCGGCAATCACTCCTGGGACCAACGTGAAGCCTTGGTTTTCATCGAGCGCGCCGAGCGCCTGGTGCGGCCGGCGAACTATCCGCGCGGCACACCGGGCCGCGGCGCCGCGCTGATCGAGACCAAGAACGGCAAGCATGCGCTCGTCGTCAACGCTTTGGGGCGCGTCTTCATGACCCCGTTCGACGATCCCTTCGCGGCGCTCGAGCGCGAACTCGGCGCCTGTCCGCTCGGTGTTGCGGCCGATGCCATCGTCGTCGACTTCCATTGCGAGGCGTCCAGCGAGAAGCAGGGCATCGGCTTCTTCTGCGACGGCCGCGCCAGCCTCGTCGTCGGCACACACACCCACGTGCCCACCGCCGACCACCAGATCCTGTCAGGCGGCACCGCCTACATGACCGATGCCGGCATGACCGGCGATTACGATTCCATCATCGGCATGCAGAAGGAAGAGCCGCTGCGCAGATTCACCTCGGGGATTCCTTCAGGGCGCTTCGAGCCGGCCGCGGGGACGGCGACGCTGAGCGCCGTCGCCGTGGAGACGGATGACACGACGGGCCTCGCATTGCGGATCGCGCCGGTGCGCGTCGGCGGCCGGCTCGAGCCGACCACACCGAAGTTCTGGTTGAGTTAG
- a CDS encoding 5-formyltetrahydrofolate cyclo-ligase encodes MSNSKAELRAKALAARDALSEKKRTTAAAKLAKRGLPFKLLPGSVVSGYSPIRSEIDPLPLMRKLAEEGAKLALPCVTARGQSLIFRLFHPNDRLMLGPLGIPEPSPAASEVIPDIMLTPLAAFDRLGHRIGYGAGHYDFTFAHLRKTKHIVGIGLAFAAQEIEAVPALSHDVALDYVLTESDVFEFRSSEVAHSLRG; translated from the coding sequence ATGTCCAACTCCAAAGCCGAACTCCGTGCCAAAGCGCTGGCGGCGCGCGACGCGCTGAGCGAGAAGAAGCGCACCACCGCCGCTGCAAAGCTCGCCAAGCGCGGGCTGCCGTTCAAGCTCCTGCCCGGCAGCGTCGTCTCCGGCTATTCGCCGATCCGCAGCGAGATCGATCCGCTACCGCTGATGAGAAAGCTCGCCGAGGAAGGCGCAAAGCTGGCGCTGCCTTGCGTCACCGCGCGCGGCCAGTCGCTGATCTTCCGTCTGTTTCATCCGAACGATCGCCTGATGCTCGGCCCGCTCGGTATTCCCGAGCCGTCGCCGGCAGCAAGCGAAGTCATCCCCGACATCATGCTGACGCCGCTCGCCGCCTTCGACCGTCTCGGCCACCGCATCGGCTATGGTGCTGGGCATTACGATTTCACCTTCGCGCATTTGCGCAAAACCAAGCATATCGTCGGGATCGGGCTTGCCTTCGCAGCGCAGGAGATCGAGGCGGTTCCGGCACTATCGCACGACGTCGCGCTGGATTATGTGCTAACGGAATCGGACGTGTTCGAATTCCGGAGTTCTGAAGTTGCGCATTCTCTTCGTGGGTGA